From one Acinonyx jubatus isolate Ajub_Pintada_27869175 chromosome B1, VMU_Ajub_asm_v1.0, whole genome shotgun sequence genomic stretch:
- the FDFT1 gene encoding squalene synthase isoform X3 produces the protein MGFGMAEFLDKHVTSEQEWDKYCHYVAGLVGIGLSRLFSASELEDALVGEDVERANSMGLFLQKTNIIRDYLEDQREGREFWPQEVWSKYVKKLGDFAKPQNIDSAVQCLNELITNALHHIPDVITYLSRLRNQSVFNFCAIPQVMAIATLAACYNNQQVFKGVVKIRKGQAVTLMMDATNMPAVKAIIYQYMEEIYHRIPSSDPSSSKTRQIISTIRTQNLPNCQLISRSHYSPIYLSFVMLLAALSWQYLSTLSQVTEDYVQTGEH, from the exons ATGGGATTTGGGATGGCGGAGTTTTTGGATAAACACGTGACATCCGAACAGGAGTGGGACAAG TACTGTCACTATGTCGCCGGGCTGGTGGGAATTGGCCTTTCCCGTCTGTTCTCAGCCTCAGAGTTAGAGGACGCCCtagttggtgaagatgtagaacGTGCCAATTCTATGGGCCTGTTTCTGCAGAAAACAAACATCATTCGTGATTATCTGGAAGACCAACGAGAAGGAAGAGAGTTTTGGCCTCAAGAG gtttggAGCAAGTATGTTAAGAAGTTGGGTGATTTTGCTAAGCCACAGAATATTGACTCGGCTGTGCAGTGCCTGAACGAACTTATAACCAACGCACTACACCACATCCCAGATGTCATCACTTACCTTTCAAGACTTAGAAACCAAAGTGTGTTTAACTTCTGTGCTATTCCACAG GTAATGGCCATTGCCACTTTGGCTGCCTGTTATAATAACCAGCAGGTGTTCAAAGGCGTAGTGAAGATCCGAAAAGGACAAGCAGTAACTCTAATGATGGATGCCACCAATATGCCAGCTGTCAAAGCTATAATATACCAGTATATGGAAGAG ATTTATCATAGAATTCCCAGCTCAGACCCATCTTCTAGTAAAACAAGACAGATCATCTCCACCATCAGGACACAGAATCTTCCCAATTGTCAGCTGATCTCCCGAAGTCACTACTCCCCTATTTACCTGTCATTTGTCATGCTCTTGGCTGCCCTGAGCTGGCAGTATCTGAGCACCCTGTCCCAGGTCACAGAAGACTATGTTCAGACTGGAGAGCACTGA